In a genomic window of Gossypium arboreum isolate Shixiya-1 chromosome 7, ASM2569848v2, whole genome shotgun sequence:
- the LOC108487576 gene encoding cystathionine gamma-synthase 1, chloroplastic-like, with protein MAVSSCSFTLSPRVFNPYSSFECRPDPDFSSAPIGDKPRLASSRRVTASSLYAGGISSRGLSSLIFRFPPNFVRQLSIKARRNCSNIGVAQIVAASWSNGPAPDSPSLAAAASAQAAAAAAAVTVTVTNDGAAVESCIDNGSVQIGGSDNSTTTFLSSDGSITVHAGERLGRGIVTDAITTPVVNTSAYFFKKTQELIDFKEKRHHSFEYGRYGNPTTVVAEEKISALEGAESTLIMASGMCASTVMLMALVPAGGHMVTTTDCYRKTRMFMENFLPKMGISVTVIDPADVDGLEAALNKNKVSLFFTESPTNPFLRCVDIERVSKLCHSKGALVCIDGTFATPLNQKALALGADLVLHSATKFIGGHNDVLAGCISGPEKLITEIRTLHHILGGTLNPNAAYLIIRGMKTLHLRVQQQNSTALRMAEALEAHPRVRRVYYPGLPSHPEHEIAKQQMTGFGGVVSFEVDGDLMTTIKFVDALKIPYIAPSFGGCESIVDQPAIMSYWDLSQAERRKYGIEDNLVRFSFGVEDFEDLKADVLQALETI; from the exons ATGGCGGTTTCATCATGTTCATTTACTCTTAGCCCTAGGGTTTTTAATCCATATTCTTCATTTGAGTGCCGTCCAGATCCCGATTTCTCCAGTGCGCCGATCGGGGACAAGCCTCGTCTTGCCTCCAGCCGAAGGGTGACGGCTTCGTCGCTTTACGCCGGAGGTATCAGTAGCCGAGGTTTGTCTTCTCTGATCTTTCGTTTCCCGCCGAATTTCGTGCGCCAGCTTAGCATCAAGGCTCGCCGCAACTGTAGCAATATCGGTGTTGCGCAAATAGTCGCTGCTTCGTGGTCGAATGGTCCTGCTCCAGATTCCCCCTCCTTGGCGGCTGCTGCTTCTGCTCAGGCAGCGGCAGCGGCAGCCGCCGTCACCGTCACCGTCACTAATGACGGGGCGGCTGTAGAAAGTTGTATTGACAACGGTAGTGTACAGATTGGAGGTTCAGATAATTCGACGACAACGTTTTTGAGCTCCGATGGGAGCATCACTGTTCATGCTG GTGAAAGATTAGGTCGCGGTATTGTTACTGATGCAATAACCACCCCAGTGGTTAATACTTCTGCTTACTTCTTTAAGAAAACTCAGGAGCTTATTGACTTCAAG GAGAAACGCCATCACAGTTTTGAATATGGGCGTTATGGAAATCCAACCACAGTCGTTGCAGAGGAAAAGATAAG CGCACTTGAGGGGGCTGAATCGACCCTGATTATGGCATCTGGTATGTGTGCTAGCACAGTCATGCTGATGGCATTAGTTCCTGCTGGGGGCCATATGGTGACAACAACAGATTGCTACCGGAAAACTAGGATGTTCATGGAGAACTTTCTGCCTAAAATGGGAATCTCG GTTACTGTTATTGACCCTGCAGATGTGGATGGCCTAGAGGCTGCACTCAACAAAAACAAA gtttctcttttctttactgagTCTCCAACAAATCCTTTCCTGAGATGTGTTGACATAGAAAGAGTTTCAAAGCTGTGTCACAGCAAAGGAGCACTTGTCTGCATTGATGGTACCTTCGCTACACCTCTTAACCAGAAGGCCCTCGCCCTTGGTGCTGATCTAGTTTTGCACTCTGCAACAAAATTCATTGGGGGGCACAATGAT GTTCTTGCTGGTTGCATAAGTGGTCCAGAGAAGTTGATTACTGAAATTCGTACTTTGCATCATATTTTGGGTGGTACTCTCAACCCG AATGCCGCTTACCTAATCATCAGAGGCATGAAGACACTGCATCTTCGTGTACAGCAACAGAATTCAACAGCATTAAGGATGGCCGAAGCTTTAGAGGCACATCCTAGG GTGAGACGCGTCTATTATCCAGGCTTGCCAAGTCATCCTGAACATGAAATTGCCAAGCAGCAAATGACTGGCTTTGGTGGTGTGGTCAGTTTTGAG GTGGATGGAGATTTGATGACCACCATCAAGTTTGTTGATGCATTAAAGATACCATACATTGCTCCATCATTTGGTGGTTGTGAGAGCATAGTGGATCAGCCTGCTATAATGTCCTATTG GGATCTTAGCCAAGCTGAGAGGCGCAAGTATGGGATTGAGGATAACTTGGTTCGTTTCAGCTTCGGAGTGGAAGACTTTGAAGATTTGAAGGCTGATGTTCTGCAGGCACTGGAGACCATATAA